One genomic segment of uncultured Desulfobacter sp. includes these proteins:
- a CDS encoding transcriptional regulator, translating into MATQEEIKQSVLAAFDGIYQGEFITFDSPALLFKIISGKRWDLIQEMTGAGPLSIREVARLLGRDVKAVHTDVHKLLKTGILEKTESGKIEFPYDEIHVDFVVKSVNAA; encoded by the coding sequence GTGGCAACCCAGGAAGAAATAAAACAAAGTGTATTAGCCGCTTTTGATGGGATTTATCAAGGGGAATTTATCACTTTCGACTCTCCTGCCCTACTTTTTAAAATCATTTCTGGTAAACGATGGGATCTGATTCAGGAAATGACCGGAGCCGGACCATTATCGATCCGCGAAGTGGCCAGGCTATTAGGCCGGGATGTCAAGGCTGTTCATACCGATGTTCACAAGCTTTTAAAAACGGGGATTTTGGAAAAGACCGAATCAGGTAAAATTGAATTTCCCTATGATGAAATTCATGTAGATTTTGTGGTGAAATCGGTTAACGCCGCATAA
- a CDS encoding multidrug efflux RND transporter permease subunit, which yields MGAFFVRRPIVAMVIAIVTIILGVLSVLQLPMEQYPDITPPIVQVRASYTGANATNVEASVATPLEQEINGVDNMIYMKSVNANDGTMTINVSFEIGTDPDMNTVFVQNRVSAATAKLPEEVKRLGVSTEKSLPNILMLVSLTDPSNKYDQTFLNNYALINIKDSLARLKGIGRVDVLGGSDYSMRIWIKPDRLAQLDMTVSEITNAIKAQNVIVPGGKFGAEPAPDGTEFTYTVRLPDRLASSEAFGDIVIRTTDTGAQVKIMDVARVELGVESYNVFSRMDGKPCSIIALYQAPGSNAVNLANEIRSVMSQLSKSFPKGMRYDVSLDATLPITKGINEIVETLVIALALVIFVVFIFIQDWRATLIPTIAIPVSLLGAFVAFPLLGFTVNNLSLLGLVLAIGIVVDDAIVVVEAVQVNIAKGMEAKPATVEAMREVTAPIIATTLVLVAVFLPVSAMGGITGRLYQQFALTIVVSVLFSSINALSLSPALCGLLLKAPKPYRGPLGMFFSMFNNAFDTSTNVYTKISRMVVRKALLGVIFIIAVCCGTGLVGKLLPGGFIPTEDMGYFMVNVQLPDAASLQRSDAVTRKVEKIIAKHPEVEHVTNATGYSMLSSSMGPNYGFLFISLKDWDQRDKTADDLVNELNKEFYFGVNQAQVFAFAPPAIPGLGTGTGFTFMLQDRVGNTPAYLGHQATQFIAAAQKRPEIGSIRTTFSPNVPQKLIEVNRDKALKAGIDLNDIYTAIGTFLGGTYVNDFNRFGRLYRAYIQAEPEYRLNAKKLGRFFVRNKAGKSVPISAFIKVEDVYGPDYTNRFNLMRTAEISGTPAQGYTSAQAMAALEAVAAEVLPDDMAYAWSDMSYQEKAASGTGAMVFVFSLIFVFLILAAQYESWSLPFSILLGTPFALFGAMGLLYLARFFDLTYENNVFAQISLVMLIGMAAKNAILIVEFANIKFHEGMSLFDAAIESAKIRFRPILMTAFSFILGILPLVVATGAGALSRKVMGVALLGGMCLATLLGVFFYPMLFVFVGKLCRYEKKRDLANTQSSSNKKA from the coding sequence ATGGGTGCTTTTTTTGTCCGGCGACCCATTGTCGCCATGGTTATTGCGATTGTTACGATAATCCTGGGGGTTTTGTCTGTATTACAGCTGCCCATGGAGCAGTATCCCGATATTACCCCGCCCATTGTGCAGGTACGTGCCAGTTACACGGGTGCCAACGCAACCAATGTCGAAGCCTCTGTGGCCACACCGCTTGAACAGGAGATCAACGGTGTGGATAATATGATCTACATGAAATCGGTGAACGCCAATGACGGTACCATGACCATTAACGTCTCCTTTGAAATCGGCACTGATCCGGACATGAATACCGTATTTGTGCAGAACCGCGTGTCGGCCGCCACGGCCAAACTGCCCGAAGAGGTCAAGCGTTTAGGGGTATCCACGGAAAAATCACTGCCCAACATCCTGATGCTGGTGTCACTCACCGATCCGTCCAATAAATATGACCAGACTTTTTTGAACAACTATGCTTTGATTAATATCAAGGATTCCCTGGCGCGGTTGAAGGGTATCGGCCGGGTGGATGTCCTGGGTGGATCAGACTACTCCATGCGCATCTGGATCAAACCGGACCGCCTGGCCCAGCTTGACATGACCGTGTCTGAAATAACCAATGCCATCAAGGCCCAGAACGTCATTGTGCCGGGGGGGAAGTTTGGGGCTGAGCCTGCACCTGACGGGACGGAATTTACCTATACGGTGCGACTGCCCGACCGGCTGGCCTCCAGTGAGGCCTTTGGCGATATCGTAATCCGCACCACGGATACCGGGGCCCAGGTCAAAATTATGGACGTGGCTCGTGTGGAACTGGGCGTGGAGTCTTACAATGTGTTCTCCCGCATGGACGGCAAACCCTGTTCCATTATTGCCCTGTACCAGGCGCCGGGGTCTAATGCCGTGAACCTGGCCAATGAGATCCGGTCGGTGATGAGCCAACTGTCCAAATCCTTTCCTAAAGGTATGCGGTATGACGTGTCACTGGATGCCACACTTCCCATCACCAAAGGGATTAACGAAATTGTTGAGACCCTTGTGATTGCCCTGGCTCTGGTTATTTTTGTTGTTTTTATTTTTATTCAGGACTGGCGGGCTACCCTGATCCCCACCATTGCCATTCCGGTCTCCCTGCTCGGGGCGTTTGTGGCGTTTCCGCTGTTGGGTTTCACGGTGAATAACCTGTCTTTGCTGGGGCTTGTGCTGGCCATTGGTATTGTGGTGGATGATGCCATTGTGGTGGTGGAGGCGGTCCAGGTCAATATTGCCAAGGGCATGGAAGCCAAACCCGCCACGGTTGAAGCCATGCGCGAGGTTACCGCACCCATTATAGCCACCACTCTGGTTCTAGTGGCGGTGTTCTTGCCCGTATCAGCCATGGGGGGGATTACCGGGCGGCTTTACCAGCAGTTTGCCCTGACCATTGTGGTTTCGGTTCTCTTTTCCTCCATCAATGCGTTGTCTTTAAGCCCGGCTCTTTGTGGTTTGCTGCTTAAAGCCCCCAAGCCCTACCGGGGGCCTTTGGGCATGTTTTTTTCAATGTTTAATAACGCCTTTGACACCTCCACTAATGTGTATACCAAAATTAGCCGAATGGTAGTCCGCAAGGCGTTGCTCGGTGTTATTTTTATCATTGCGGTGTGCTGCGGTACCGGCCTTGTGGGTAAACTTTTGCCCGGCGGGTTTATTCCCACCGAGGACATGGGCTATTTCATGGTCAATGTGCAGCTGCCCGATGCAGCATCCCTCCAGCGTTCGGACGCCGTGACCCGAAAGGTGGAAAAGATTATTGCCAAACACCCGGAAGTGGAACATGTAACCAATGCGACGGGTTATTCCATGCTCTCTTCCTCCATGGGACCCAATTACGGGTTTTTGTTTATTTCGCTCAAGGATTGGGATCAGCGGGATAAAACAGCCGATGATCTGGTCAATGAGTTAAATAAAGAGTTTTATTTCGGGGTTAACCAGGCCCAGGTGTTTGCCTTTGCTCCGCCGGCCATCCCTGGCCTTGGTACGGGCACCGGGTTCACCTTCATGCTCCAGGACCGTGTAGGCAATACTCCGGCTTATCTGGGGCACCAGGCTACCCAGTTCATTGCGGCAGCCCAAAAACGGCCGGAAATCGGATCCATTCGTACCACCTTCAGCCCCAACGTGCCCCAGAAGCTTATTGAGGTAAACCGGGACAAAGCATTAAAAGCCGGCATCGATCTCAATGACATCTATACCGCCATCGGTACGTTCTTGGGCGGCACCTATGTCAACGATTTCAACCGGTTTGGACGTCTTTACCGGGCCTATATTCAGGCGGAACCCGAATATAGGCTAAACGCCAAGAAGCTGGGCCGGTTCTTTGTGAGAAACAAGGCAGGAAAAAGTGTGCCCATATCTGCGTTTATCAAGGTCGAAGATGTGTACGGTCCCGATTATACCAACCGGTTCAACCTCATGCGGACCGCAGAAATATCCGGAACCCCTGCCCAGGGCTACACATCGGCCCAGGCCATGGCCGCTCTGGAAGCGGTGGCCGCCGAAGTACTGCCCGATGACATGGCCTATGCCTGGAGCGACATGTCCTACCAGGAAAAGGCCGCTTCCGGCACCGGGGCCATGGTCTTTGTATTTTCACTGATTTTTGTGTTCCTGATTCTGGCCGCCCAGTACGAGAGCTGGTCCCTTCCCTTCAGCATTCTTTTGGGGACACCCTTTGCCCTGTTCGGGGCCATGGGACTTTTGTATCTGGCGCGGTTTTTTGATTTAACTTACGAAAACAACGTATTTGCCCAGATCTCCCTGGTGATGCTCATTGGCATGGCTGCCAAAAATGCCATTTTGATTGTGGAGTTTGCCAATATTAAGTTTCACGAGGGGATGAGCCTGTTTGATGCGGCCATTGAGTCGGCAAAAATACGGTTCCGTCCGATCCTGATGACGGCATTTTCTTTTATCCTGGGTATTTTACCGCTGGTGGTGGCCACGGGCGCCGGCGCCTTGTCCCGTAAAGTCATGGGGGTGGCGCTTCTGGGCGGCATGTGCTTGGCCACGCTGCTTGGGGTGTTTTTTTATCCCATGCTGTTCGTGTTTGTCGGCAAGCTGTGCCGGTATGAAAAGAAACGAGATTTGGCTAACACTCAATCATCGAGTAACAAGAAAGCTTAA
- a CDS encoding efflux transporter outer membrane subunit has translation MNRLSSMPALFFVLVLLSGFGLSGCLTLGPDFEPPVVDVPAAYRFAPADSGSDQDLKWWELFKDPVLYELVTTALENNQDLKTALSRIEEARFSYGVTRADQFPAVDLGAGASVGNYSGTRSTYTNNNSYVAPNLSWELDFWGKFKRSTAAAQAEILASAYGAWAVRTTLISDVVSAYYQLLDYRQRLNMSRETLISRQEGLDIITKRFEKGIIPEIDVNQAQIQLEVAAGAIPSYERLIAKTEHQLKLLMGFLPGAVRTGIVLEKQALPPMIPVGMPASLLERRPEIKRALALVRAGNEKIGVAVAQRFPAISLTGALGLASSEVSNITNSGGIWNVSGGLLGPLFDFNKSKFRVEVVKEQTRQALFNYQKVVLTAFKEVEDALVEVDTYRRESEASQRKVAAAENAYKLSFERYDKGVSSYLEVLDSQRTLFSAQLEYSQNRQFYFNAYVKLYKALGGGWLSKRTDAVDAMGNGSLPTQ, from the coding sequence ATGAATAGATTGTCGTCTATGCCCGCATTGTTTTTCGTCTTGGTCCTTTTGTCAGGATTCGGCCTGTCCGGCTGCCTTACGCTGGGCCCTGATTTTGAACCCCCTGTCGTGGATGTTCCGGCGGCGTACCGGTTTGCCCCGGCGGATTCCGGCAGCGACCAGGATTTAAAGTGGTGGGAGCTGTTCAAAGACCCGGTGCTTTATGAACTTGTGACCACAGCCCTTGAAAACAACCAGGATTTGAAAACGGCATTAAGCCGGATTGAAGAGGCCAGATTCTCCTACGGGGTGACCCGTGCCGATCAGTTCCCGGCTGTGGACCTTGGGGCAGGCGCTTCTGTAGGCAACTATTCGGGAACCCGGTCCACATATACCAACAATAATTCTTATGTAGCTCCCAACCTGTCCTGGGAATTGGATTTCTGGGGAAAATTCAAGCGGTCCACGGCTGCGGCCCAGGCCGAGATTCTGGCCTCGGCCTACGGTGCATGGGCTGTGCGTACCACGCTCATCTCCGATGTGGTGTCCGCCTATTATCAGCTTCTGGACTATCGTCAGCGCCTGAATATGTCCCGGGAAACCCTTATCTCCCGGCAGGAAGGTCTGGATATTATTACCAAACGGTTTGAAAAAGGGATTATCCCGGAAATTGATGTGAACCAGGCCCAGATTCAGCTGGAAGTGGCCGCCGGCGCCATCCCCTCCTATGAACGCCTTATTGCTAAAACCGAACACCAGTTAAAACTGCTTATGGGCTTTCTGCCCGGGGCGGTGCGAACGGGAATTGTACTGGAGAAACAGGCACTGCCTCCCATGATCCCTGTGGGCATGCCTGCATCCCTTCTGGAGCGTCGTCCTGAAATTAAGAGAGCACTGGCTCTTGTGCGTGCCGGCAACGAAAAAATCGGTGTGGCCGTGGCTCAGCGGTTTCCGGCCATCAGTCTGACCGGTGCCCTGGGACTTGCCTCTTCCGAAGTGTCTAATATCACCAATAGTGGCGGTATATGGAATGTAAGCGGCGGCCTTTTAGGCCCCTTGTTTGATTTCAATAAAAGCAAATTCAGGGTGGAAGTGGTCAAGGAACAAACCCGTCAAGCATTGTTCAACTACCAGAAAGTGGTGCTCACCGCCTTTAAGGAGGTGGAGGATGCGTTAGTGGAAGTGGATACCTACAGAAGGGAAAGTGAAGCGTCCCAGCGTAAGGTGGCTGCGGCTGAAAACGCGTATAAGCTTTCTTTTGAGCGGTATGACAAGGGGGTTAGTTCTTATCTTGAAGTACTGGATTCCCAACGCACCCTGTTTTCCGCCCAGCTTGAGTATTCCCAAAACCGACAGTTCTATTTCAACGCCTATGTTAAACTGTATAAAGCCCTTGGCGGGGGGTGGCTTTCCAAACGGACTGACGCTGTGGATGCTATGGGAAATGGATCTTTGCCCACACAATGA
- a CDS encoding helix-turn-helix domain-containing protein — MDNAQTTLPSFEGNKKIQAARAFVEETLCHIYLTGRAGTGKTTFLKSLQEFCPKQFIVAAPTGVAAVNAGGVTLHSFFQIPLGPFFPGQSDRPQDNRRFFRFSKVKKQIINGLDLLVIDEISMVRADLMDALDAVLRRLRRDERPFGGVQLLLIGDLFQLPPVTKPDEWSLLSNYYASPYFFSSQALSRSDLVTIELETVYRQSDPDFIRLLNAVRENRMDSHCIDILNQRVQPDPPEQGYITLTTHNRRAESINDLKLARLGETAHTLAAEVSGDFPPHAFPTGEQLTLKPGAQVMFLRNDASPDKAYFNGTIGQVTHVGTETVTVACRGSAGRAAGESASDLKDGPVVEVKPVDWENVTYKVNEEDKTIRQEVVGRFKQFPLKLAWAVTIHKSQGLTFDRAIVDAKNAFAHGQVYVALSRCTGLDGLVLTASVPPHALGTDPVVVDFMNQTAPPDQDLAAIFRSARAACQQTLVLKCFDCSSFRRLFFYFLRLAKDNRNVLRIPGLGEPTELESRVRDQVFQVSDKFQIQLKGLMAQEPLPEASAVIQERVQKASGWFGNTLDQVFGRLIEKGAVDTDNAALAKQVQNALDNLKREVRVKRAGILSCKDGFSTTTYLRAVSSQAMADTPGNQSKKSSGSSTTDYTELDIAHPEMFQALKEWRARTAAAQNVKAFQVAHQKVLVQIAVCLPRSKKSLKTLRGVGPATVESYGEELLAMVETYCNEKEIPGDVSPEPRPAEQASKKELGTSRNKAPGKDKTTSQVNTRDISLMLFKDGLSVDKIAEERGLAPTTIQGHLCSFIAKGELAVDQLVQDKEKQAAIAAVVSPNKTLSQMKEELGDDYSYGEIRAVVAHLKHLESGDG; from the coding sequence ATGGATAATGCGCAAACCACATTACCTTCCTTTGAAGGCAACAAAAAAATCCAGGCGGCCCGGGCCTTTGTCGAGGAAACCCTGTGTCATATCTATCTGACCGGCAGGGCCGGCACCGGTAAAACGACGTTCCTGAAATCTTTACAGGAGTTCTGTCCCAAGCAGTTTATTGTTGCGGCCCCCACAGGCGTTGCCGCCGTAAATGCCGGGGGCGTGACCCTACACTCCTTTTTCCAAATTCCGTTGGGGCCTTTTTTTCCCGGACAAAGTGATCGACCCCAGGACAACCGGCGGTTTTTCAGGTTTTCAAAGGTTAAAAAACAGATTATCAACGGCCTTGATCTGCTGGTGATTGATGAAATTTCCATGGTCCGGGCTGATCTGATGGACGCCCTGGATGCTGTGTTACGGCGGCTGCGCCGGGATGAGAGGCCCTTTGGCGGGGTTCAACTGCTGCTCATCGGCGATCTGTTTCAATTGCCGCCGGTGACCAAACCCGATGAATGGAGCCTTTTGTCCAATTATTATGCGTCTCCCTATTTTTTTTCAAGCCAGGCCTTAAGCCGTTCCGATCTGGTGACAATAGAGCTTGAGACCGTTTACCGTCAAAGCGACCCGGATTTTATCCGCCTGCTTAATGCCGTGCGTGAAAACCGTATGGACAGTCACTGTATCGATATCCTCAACCAGCGGGTACAGCCCGATCCCCCGGAACAGGGTTACATCACCTTGACCACGCACAATCGACGGGCCGAATCCATCAATGATTTGAAACTTGCCCGGCTTGGGGAGACTGCACACACCCTGGCCGCAGAAGTGTCCGGAGATTTCCCGCCCCATGCCTTTCCCACAGGAGAACAGCTTACACTTAAACCCGGGGCCCAGGTGATGTTTCTGCGCAATGACGCCTCCCCTGATAAAGCCTATTTCAACGGCACCATCGGGCAGGTCACCCATGTGGGAACCGAAACCGTAACCGTGGCCTGCCGGGGCAGTGCCGGAAGAGCGGCCGGGGAAAGCGCATCAGATTTGAAGGACGGCCCCGTTGTGGAAGTCAAGCCGGTGGATTGGGAAAATGTCACATACAAGGTAAACGAAGAAGATAAAACCATCCGGCAGGAGGTGGTGGGGAGATTCAAGCAGTTCCCGTTAAAACTTGCCTGGGCTGTCACCATTCATAAAAGCCAGGGGCTAACCTTTGACCGGGCCATTGTGGATGCAAAAAATGCCTTTGCCCACGGCCAGGTCTATGTGGCCTTGAGCCGTTGTACCGGCCTTGACGGGCTGGTACTCACCGCTTCTGTACCGCCCCACGCCCTGGGTACCGATCCGGTGGTCGTGGATTTCATGAACCAGACGGCTCCGCCGGACCAGGACCTTGCCGCTATTTTCAGATCTGCCCGGGCCGCCTGCCAGCAGACCCTGGTACTTAAATGCTTTGATTGCTCAAGTTTCAGGCGGTTGTTTTTTTATTTTCTGCGTCTGGCAAAGGACAACCGCAATGTGCTGCGCATCCCCGGGCTTGGTGAACCGACGGAACTGGAATCCAGGGTTCGGGACCAGGTATTCCAGGTGAGCGATAAATTTCAGATTCAACTGAAAGGGTTAATGGCACAAGAGCCTTTGCCGGAAGCAAGTGCCGTTATCCAGGAGCGGGTGCAAAAAGCCAGTGGCTGGTTTGGCAATACCCTGGATCAGGTGTTTGGCCGCCTGATTGAAAAAGGTGCAGTGGACACCGATAATGCGGCCCTGGCCAAACAGGTGCAAAATGCTTTGGACAATTTAAAGCGGGAGGTTCGTGTTAAGCGGGCCGGAATTTTATCCTGTAAGGACGGATTTTCCACAACCACGTACCTTCGGGCCGTGTCATCCCAAGCCATGGCAGATACGCCGGGAAATCAGTCTAAAAAAAGTTCCGGTTCATCCACTACGGATTACACCGAACTTGATATTGCCCATCCTGAAATGTTTCAGGCCTTAAAGGAGTGGCGGGCCCGGACCGCAGCCGCCCAAAATGTCAAGGCGTTCCAGGTGGCCCACCAGAAAGTCCTGGTTCAGATCGCAGTCTGCCTGCCCCGGTCCAAAAAAAGTCTGAAAACCCTGAGAGGCGTGGGCCCGGCCACCGTGGAAAGCTATGGTGAGGAACTGCTGGCTATGGTGGAAACGTACTGCAATGAAAAGGAGATCCCGGGCGATGTATCCCCTGAACCGCGTCCTGCAGAACAGGCCTCAAAGAAAGAGTTGGGCACCAGCCGTAACAAAGCCCCAGGCAAGGATAAGACTACATCCCAAGTCAACACCCGGGACATCAGCCTGATGCTGTTTAAAGACGGCCTGTCCGTGGACAAGATTGCCGAGGAACGGGGGCTGGCGCCTACCACCATCCAGGGGCACTTATGTTCTTTTATTGCCAAAGGCGAATTGGCTGTGGACCAGTTGGTTCAAGACAAAGAAAAACAGGCAGCCATCGCGGCAGTCGTATCGCCTAATAAAACTTTGAGCCAGATGAAAGAGGAGCTGGGCGACGATTATTCCTACGGTGAAATTCGGGCCGTCGTGGCTCACCTGAAACATCTTGAATCCGGGGACGGATAG
- a CDS encoding efflux RND transporter periplasmic adaptor subunit, which produces MKTKFSVILLVLMSLVSTPACKKAEQKNAKAIPPVSVSVYRTLAQDVPIYQIFVGQIYGAKDIAIRARVEGFLKGVHFKEGSAVKSGDLLYTIESQPFEAQVASMKGLLAEAETRKVKAKRDLDRYRPLAKMNAVSQSDLDGAVAAYDAAIAGVTAAQANVRAAQIQMGYTMVYSPIDGIIGKTQAKVGDFVGRDPNPVILNTVSNTNSVLAEFFLTESQYLGVARHINASGQEGMAREKSSNLDIQLILADGSVYSHRGSPNFMDRQIDPTTGAILVQVSFPNPDGLLRPGQFGKIKAMIGNEKGGILVPQRCITDLQGLKKVFVVGEDGIVKEQDVTLGPDIDNFVLIKKGLSGGESIVYEGLQKVADGTKVTAEEVKVDRIKQEEG; this is translated from the coding sequence ATGAAAACTAAATTTAGCGTTATACTGCTGGTGCTCATGTCGCTGGTTTCGACACCGGCTTGTAAAAAAGCCGAACAGAAAAACGCCAAGGCCATTCCGCCTGTAAGTGTCAGCGTATATAGAACACTTGCTCAGGATGTCCCCATTTACCAAATTTTTGTAGGTCAGATTTACGGTGCCAAGGACATCGCCATAAGGGCCCGGGTGGAAGGTTTTTTAAAAGGGGTTCATTTCAAGGAGGGCTCGGCGGTTAAGTCCGGTGATCTGCTTTACACCATTGAAAGCCAGCCCTTTGAGGCCCAGGTCGCTTCAATGAAAGGGCTTCTTGCAGAGGCTGAGACAAGGAAGGTTAAGGCCAAGCGGGATCTGGACCGATACCGGCCCCTGGCAAAGATGAATGCCGTATCCCAAAGTGACCTCGACGGAGCCGTGGCTGCCTACGATGCGGCGATAGCCGGCGTGACCGCAGCCCAGGCCAATGTCCGGGCTGCCCAGATCCAGATGGGATATACCATGGTCTATTCTCCCATTGACGGTATCATTGGAAAAACACAAGCCAAAGTCGGGGACTTTGTGGGCCGTGATCCCAATCCTGTCATTTTGAATACCGTTTCCAATACCAATTCCGTTCTAGCCGAATTTTTCTTGACAGAATCCCAATACCTTGGGGTGGCCCGTCATATTAATGCGTCCGGGCAGGAAGGCATGGCCCGGGAAAAATCTTCCAATCTCGATATCCAGTTGATTCTGGCCGATGGTTCTGTCTACTCTCACAGGGGATCGCCTAATTTTATGGACCGGCAGATTGACCCCACCACCGGTGCGATTCTGGTGCAGGTCTCCTTTCCCAACCCGGATGGTCTGCTGCGTCCCGGCCAGTTCGGTAAGATTAAGGCCATGATAGGCAACGAAAAGGGCGGTATTCTTGTTCCCCAGCGCTGCATCACAGACCTGCAGGGCCTTAAAAAGGTGTTCGTGGTGGGTGAAGACGGCATCGTTAAAGAGCAGGATGTTACCCTTGGACCGGATATTGATAATTTTGTTTTGATTAAAAAAGGCCTTTCAGGTGGTGAATCCATCGTGTACGAAGGCTTGCAGAAAGTTGCCGACGGGACCAAGGTGACGGCCGAAGAGGTGAAGGTGGACCGTATAAAACAGGAAGAGGGATAA